The nucleotide window AGAGATTCACCACTTGAATAGAGCAGGCATTCGATGCTCCGGCCCCGCGGGGTATCAAGGCCCTTGATTCCAGAAATGCTGTCGGCGAACCCGGAAGCGTCCGTATTGTTGACGAACAAATAGCGTTGCGAGGCACCTTCCAGCCTCGCCATCCCGCGGAGTGCCAATGAGTGGCCTCCCGATGTTTCATCCGTCACCATGCCGTCCAGCCCGAGCTTTTCGAAGCGCCAGTATGCCATCGGCGAGGACTCCATGATCGCCCGGGGATAGGCTTCCGATCGGATCGAAGGGCCGGGCAGAATGGAGGGAGGCACACGCGGGAAATCACCTTCCGCGTCATCGGCCCGCTGGATGGTGGTGCTGATCAGAAGGCCATTGCCGGCTTGGAGGTCCCATTCATCAAGAGGCTCGTCCGGAACCCCGGCGGTGGAAACCCTCACACCGCCGGCAAAGCAGCGGAGCCGCGCGTCTCCGCCTTCCTCCGCGATCACCGAGAATTCCCCTCCGGTATTGGCCACGGATCCGTGCTCAACCTCCACGATGAACATGCGGTGCGGCCCCTCGCCGCGGAAGGCCGCCTTCCCCCGGATCAAGTGGATCTGGGAGCGGCTCACCAAGCGGAACTCCGCCGGACCGCGGAACGTGACAGCGGGTCCATCCAGGATGGAGATGGAAAGATCTCCGGTGGTCGTTTTGATCTCCCCCACGGGCAGACCGATGCCATTCGCCGCCGGTTCCGGAAGATTCCACTGTACCCCATCTTGCGCCGTGACAATGGCCAACACCGAAGGAATCACCTCCCCCTCCTTGCCCGCTGTCTGCCGCTCGGCGGGCGTAGCGGGTGACGGCCACCACATCCATGTCACTGCACTGATCGCCAGCGCGGCGGCAGCGGCGAGCCACGTCCACGAACGGCTGCGCCGAAAAGGAGGGAGTGCCCGAATGCGCTCACCGGCGTTCTCATCTCCGAGGGCGAAGTGGACCGCGATGTGGACGAGATAGTATTCCCGGGCCGCAGCATCGTTGCGCAGGATCTCATCCAACTCCTCCGCTTCGGCGGGCTCTATAAGACCGTCGCTCAGACGCGCAAGCAGGTGGGAAAGTCGTGGGTCGGGCGTCACGGGCATTCCATCACGGGGTTCGGATCAGACCTTCGG belongs to Luteolibacter ambystomatis and includes:
- a CDS encoding LamG-like jellyroll fold domain-containing protein; protein product: MTPDPRLSHLLARLSDGLIEPAEAEELDEILRNDAAAREYYLVHIAVHFALGDENAGERIRALPPFRRSRSWTWLAAAAALAISAVTWMWWPSPATPAERQTAGKEGEVIPSVLAIVTAQDGVQWNLPEPAANGIGLPVGEIKTTTGDLSISILDGPAVTFRGPAEFRLVSRSQIHLIRGKAAFRGEGPHRMFIVEVEHGSVANTGGEFSVIAEEGGDARLRCFAGGVRVSTAGVPDEPLDEWDLQAGNGLLISTTIQRADDAEGDFPRVPPSILPGPSIRSEAYPRAIMESSPMAYWRFEKLGLDGMVTDETSGGHSLALRGMARLEGASQRYLFVNNTDASGFADSISGIKGLDTPRGRSIECLLYSSGESLATAVALELDGPIPDDVRQRNRSNHAPDASLLEITGRSRDFRDSNPGHVFRALRRSPAGYDGGFNLMSSRGNLLHRWVHVAATFGPDRMCLYIDGEPSREIIASSPSGGVSLRAIVGRLQPGPVDAFRQWSGGIDELALYDRPLSAAEVKAHFAASHR